A genomic region of Chitinimonas arctica contains the following coding sequences:
- a CDS encoding substrate-binding periplasmic protein, translating to MHLAPLRLLFAASILGGSLMALAADKPASLTVCSENEESYPWILKDKPGLNTIMMRMVEKQLGVKIDIKPLPWKRCMESLRTGEMDGLFKISFKPDRMEMGHFPMSGDKPDGSKRMLDDSYSLYRLKGSNVEWDGKAIKNAQSAIGAQSGFSIVDQLKGLGVRVDDGVRGAGENLQKLVNGRLSGVALQTLEGDINLAERAEFAAKIERIDPPLVSKPYFLMLSKQFVAKYPEFAQQIWNAVGTVRESAEYKNQLKQFK from the coding sequence ATGCATCTCGCTCCACTGCGCCTTTTGTTTGCAGCTTCGATTCTTGGCGGTAGCTTGATGGCCTTGGCTGCCGACAAGCCCGCCAGCTTGACCGTCTGCTCGGAAAACGAGGAGTCCTATCCCTGGATACTCAAGGACAAGCCGGGCTTGAACACCATCATGATGCGCATGGTGGAAAAGCAATTGGGGGTCAAGATCGATATCAAACCCCTGCCCTGGAAGCGGTGCATGGAATCGCTGCGTACCGGGGAGATGGATGGCTTGTTCAAGATCAGCTTCAAACCTGACCGGATGGAAATGGGCCATTTCCCCATGAGCGGAGATAAACCGGACGGTAGCAAGCGGATGCTGGACGACAGCTATAGCCTCTATCGCCTCAAGGGCAGCAATGTGGAATGGGATGGCAAGGCCATCAAGAATGCGCAGAGCGCCATCGGTGCCCAATCCGGCTTCTCCATCGTGGATCAGTTGAAAGGTCTTGGCGTCAGAGTGGACGACGGTGTGCGGGGCGCGGGCGAGAATCTCCAGAAGCTGGTGAATGGACGTCTCTCCGGTGTGGCATTGCAGACGCTTGAAGGCGATATCAATCTGGCCGAAAGAGCCGAATTCGCCGCCAAGATCGAACGGATCGATCCGCCGCTGGTGTCGAAGCCTTATTTCCTGATGCTATCCAAGCAGTTCGTTGCCAAATATCCGGAATTTGCGCAGCAGATCTGGAATGCCGTGGGAACGGTGCGGGAATCGGCTGAATATAAAAACCAGCTCAAGCAATTCAAATAA
- a CDS encoding YceI family protein, with amino-acid sequence MSTVGKCLLAGLISCASLSAVAAPERYIVDPSHTYPSLEMSHMGLSIWRGKFNKTSGKILLDRAGKSGTVDIQIEAGSIDFGLDKMNEFAVTADWLNVAKFPTLSYRGKLRFQGEALAGVDGELTLLGNTRPVKLTVNSFKCMPHPMFKKEVCGADVEGDLNRADFGMSKYSEGEAGKIHLRIQVEAVKED; translated from the coding sequence ATGAGTACTGTCGGCAAATGCCTGCTAGCCGGCCTGATCAGCTGCGCGTCGCTGAGTGCGGTTGCGGCGCCGGAGCGCTATATCGTCGATCCCAGCCATACCTATCCCAGCCTGGAAATGTCGCATATGGGCCTTTCCATCTGGCGAGGCAAGTTCAACAAGACCAGCGGCAAGATACTTTTGGACCGGGCGGGCAAGAGCGGTACCGTCGATATCCAGATCGAGGCTGGCAGCATTGATTTCGGCCTCGACAAGATGAACGAATTCGCGGTGACCGCGGATTGGCTCAACGTGGCCAAATTTCCCACCCTGAGCTATCGCGGCAAACTTCGCTTTCAGGGTGAAGCGCTGGCCGGCGTGGATGGCGAATTGACGCTGCTGGGCAACACCCGGCCGGTGAAACTGACGGTCAACTCATTCAAATGCATGCCGCATCCCATGTTCAAGAAGGAAGTTTGCGGGGCCGATGTGGAAGGCGACCTGAATCGCGCCGATTTCGGCATGAGCAAATACAGCGAAGGGGAAGCCGGCAAGATCCACCTGCGCATCCAGGTGGAAGCCGTCAAGGAGGACTAG
- a CDS encoding DUF4132 domain-containing protein, which translates to MPPWLADGDPVELTIAMLASVLPSRRFPARASEHPGREYWEGVVCHLTSKEFVHEVSESAYDWQAPYQEALARLRDKDQHGSPQSDAVLFALCCFASERGYIGNNDMTDFLIEQKGLPYAVDVMLAAQGVTVEASRSRNRCKLRLSTHIGGQLCPTYWCGPFCPAEWAFRRALSWTDEAIWSECVGRIRRGLPLVPPCRQSLLALILPECPDIANKLALQLAGPQADESVSWLQMVTDDAEAQVAAARVAGNAHFGLTLTSSRMAVATLLKERGSAAVEVLAGDAFREISAEALAQIGMPKSITVLARYASQSKSALANFTRASQRWPNASIPALAELIVKGGRDTGLLSMCLAELLMEHRDKLPTLQSWISPNGQGLIDRLIKQQETPAIVATSDELPRVLTDPPWLAPKRKMRTPLNVPVLTLPPLEKWDDGVRERYLGVSEWQQKQLQTALQDLRTMVRMLGFGPYHYFFETEERATFHEDAAQAIRERDGAALVAIWREYREANISFWYFLDGYVMANLPDDMGLVVWNSLAAESHSNTAYVLAKYGLQALPGLLLTVLQRPGNDLVHVLNFGTIELAPIVARAHRKLKMARDIARSWLFKFPEHAAVGLIPAAIGPEDEMQVCAAVALRLLAEHGHEALIMRVAQRYSDPTVSAALRAVLVEDPLDRFPCRIGKAPEFWQPGHWRRPLLSTGNKALSDTAMEHLGTMLRFPSEAAIYPGIQHVKDVCTPESLADFAWDCFSAWLYAAAPPKDAWAMRVLGLLGNDETARRLTPYLRAWPGESQHARAVAGLDVLSMIESDTALMLLNGIAQKVKFKGLQDKAREKITLIAEARNLTTEELEDRLAPDLGLDDDGNLSLDYGPRRFRIEFDESLKPQVRDGEGRTMPALPLPDPDDDLDKVEAAAEIFAQLKQEAGIVASQQLMRLEMAMCVRRRWTPNLFIHLLVQHPLVRNLVRRLVWGVYMLSDAGNYGGQLRDCFRVTDSGSYVTATEAPFYLPVGEQIRVGLPHTLDLPRDQVALFTQRFAALGTKQPFIQLGRETYALQTDEREAVKLTRWEGLTLSSPRVLDLVKLGWHAGRALDDGCIGYFTKKIAKGQVIRLLLDPGIVMSLMERNPVQTLREIVIGESAHWQQPGASVKLGTLDEIASSELIRDIESLYR; encoded by the coding sequence ATGCCGCCGTGGCTTGCCGACGGCGATCCGGTTGAATTGACCATTGCCATGCTGGCCAGCGTCTTGCCTAGCCGACGATTCCCGGCCCGTGCCAGCGAACATCCGGGCCGCGAGTATTGGGAGGGCGTGGTGTGCCATCTCACCAGCAAGGAATTCGTGCATGAGGTAAGCGAATCCGCCTACGACTGGCAGGCCCCCTATCAGGAAGCGCTGGCGCGACTGCGTGACAAGGACCAGCACGGCTCGCCGCAATCGGACGCCGTGCTGTTCGCGCTGTGCTGCTTTGCAAGCGAGCGAGGCTATATCGGCAACAACGACATGACGGACTTCCTGATCGAACAAAAAGGATTGCCTTACGCGGTAGATGTCATGCTGGCGGCGCAAGGCGTGACGGTGGAGGCATCGAGAAGCCGCAACCGCTGCAAGCTGCGCCTGAGCACCCATATTGGCGGCCAGCTATGTCCCACCTACTGGTGCGGCCCGTTTTGTCCCGCTGAATGGGCCTTTCGGCGGGCACTTTCATGGACGGACGAGGCCATCTGGAGTGAATGCGTCGGCAGAATACGCCGGGGATTACCCTTGGTGCCTCCTTGCCGCCAATCGCTACTTGCCTTGATCTTGCCGGAGTGCCCCGACATCGCCAACAAGTTGGCGCTGCAATTGGCTGGCCCGCAGGCGGACGAGTCCGTCAGCTGGCTGCAGATGGTGACCGACGACGCGGAAGCCCAGGTCGCGGCCGCCCGCGTGGCGGGCAACGCTCACTTCGGCCTGACACTCACCAGTTCACGGATGGCGGTGGCGACACTGTTGAAAGAGCGCGGCAGCGCTGCCGTGGAGGTGCTGGCCGGCGATGCCTTTCGGGAAATCAGTGCCGAAGCGCTGGCGCAAATCGGTATGCCGAAGTCGATCACGGTGCTGGCACGCTATGCCAGCCAGAGCAAGTCGGCGCTGGCCAATTTCACCCGTGCCAGCCAGCGCTGGCCGAATGCGTCCATCCCTGCCCTGGCCGAGCTGATCGTCAAAGGCGGGCGGGATACCGGGCTGCTGAGCATGTGTCTGGCCGAACTGCTGATGGAACACCGCGACAAACTTCCGACCTTGCAGTCATGGATAAGCCCGAATGGGCAAGGCTTGATCGATCGGTTGATAAAACAGCAGGAAACACCTGCCATCGTAGCCACGAGCGATGAATTGCCGCGCGTCCTGACCGATCCCCCTTGGCTTGCCCCCAAGCGCAAGATGCGAACGCCGCTAAACGTTCCGGTCTTGACGCTACCACCGCTGGAGAAATGGGACGACGGTGTTCGCGAACGTTACCTCGGCGTATCCGAATGGCAGCAAAAGCAATTACAGACGGCGCTGCAGGATTTGCGCACCATGGTGCGCATGCTGGGATTTGGACCATACCACTATTTTTTCGAGACGGAAGAGCGGGCCACCTTCCACGAAGACGCCGCCCAGGCGATCCGCGAGCGGGACGGCGCTGCCCTGGTGGCCATCTGGCGCGAATATCGCGAGGCCAATATCAGTTTTTGGTATTTTCTCGACGGCTACGTAATGGCCAATCTGCCCGACGATATGGGTTTGGTGGTATGGAATTCGTTGGCGGCCGAAAGCCATAGCAACACCGCCTATGTACTGGCCAAGTATGGCCTGCAGGCGCTACCCGGACTGTTGCTCACGGTGCTGCAGCGCCCCGGCAACGATTTGGTCCATGTGCTGAATTTCGGCACGATCGAGCTGGCGCCCATTGTCGCGCGCGCCCATCGCAAGCTCAAGATGGCGCGCGATATCGCCCGCAGCTGGCTGTTCAAGTTTCCGGAGCATGCCGCCGTGGGTCTGATTCCCGCCGCAATCGGTCCGGAAGACGAAATGCAGGTCTGCGCGGCGGTGGCCCTGCGGCTATTGGCCGAGCATGGCCACGAGGCGCTGATCATGCGGGTCGCCCAGCGATACAGCGACCCCACCGTCAGCGCCGCACTGCGCGCCGTGCTGGTGGAAGACCCGCTCGATCGCTTCCCCTGTCGCATCGGCAAGGCTCCCGAGTTCTGGCAACCCGGTCATTGGCGTCGGCCCCTACTGTCTACCGGCAATAAGGCTTTATCCGATACCGCCATGGAGCACCTGGGCACCATGCTGCGCTTTCCCTCCGAGGCAGCTATCTACCCAGGCATTCAGCACGTGAAAGACGTCTGCACGCCGGAATCCCTGGCCGACTTCGCCTGGGACTGTTTTTCCGCCTGGTTGTATGCGGCTGCGCCTCCCAAGGATGCCTGGGCGATGCGGGTACTGGGCTTGCTCGGAAACGACGAGACAGCGCGCCGTCTCACCCCCTATCTGCGCGCCTGGCCGGGCGAGTCGCAGCATGCCCGCGCGGTGGCCGGCCTTGATGTCTTGAGCATGATTGAAAGCGATACCGCTTTGATGCTGCTGAACGGCATTGCCCAAAAAGTGAAGTTCAAGGGTTTGCAGGACAAGGCACGCGAAAAGATCACCTTGATCGCGGAGGCACGCAATCTGACCACCGAAGAGTTGGAGGACCGGCTGGCACCCGACCTGGGTTTGGACGATGACGGAAACCTGTCGCTGGACTACGGGCCGCGCCGGTTTCGTATCGAATTCGACGAATCGCTTAAACCGCAGGTGCGCGATGGCGAAGGCAGAACCATGCCCGCGCTACCCCTCCCGGATCCTGATGACGACTTGGACAAGGTAGAAGCGGCCGCCGAAATCTTCGCGCAACTGAAGCAAGAAGCGGGCATCGTCGCCAGCCAGCAACTGATGCGCCTCGAAATGGCCATGTGCGTACGCCGCCGCTGGACGCCGAACCTGTTCATCCACCTGCTGGTCCAGCATCCCTTGGTACGCAATCTGGTACGGCGCTTGGTATGGGGGGTCTATATGCTGAGCGACGCAGGCAACTATGGCGGGCAACTGCGCGATTGCTTCCGGGTAACCGACAGCGGTAGCTATGTCACCGCCACCGAGGCGCCCTTCTATTTGCCGGTCGGGGAGCAAATTCGCGTGGGTCTCCCCCACACGCTCGACCTACCCCGCGATCAGGTAGCGCTATTTACCCAACGCTTCGCCGCGCTGGGAACGAAACAGCCATTTATACAACTGGGACGGGAGACTTACGCCTTGCAGACGGATGAGCGAGAGGCCGTCAAATTAACCCGTTGGGAGGGCTTGACCTTATCCAGTCCACGCGTGCTCGATCTGGTCAAATTAGGCTGGCATGCCGGCAGGGCCCTGGATGACGGATGTATTGGCTACTTCACTAAAAAGATCGCCAAGGGCCAAGTCATTCGCCTGCTACTCGATCCCGGCATCGTGATGAGCCTGATGGAACGAAATCCCGTACAAACCTTGCGGGAAATCGTCATCGGCGAAAGTGCGCACTGGCAGCAACCGGGCGCTTCCGTCAAGCTGGGTACCTTGGACGAAATCGCCAGCAGCGAGTTGATACGGGATATTGAAAGCTTGTATCGTTGA
- a CDS encoding endonuclease, which translates to MPTYFLRYLAPLCAVILSACTDDTAQKLNDFAHSKGVKQIASLGEQLLQEQQQTSRQKPQDQAATSREPDSQAGRANLVTRRGQVGHRDFNHAKQVLPDIFRGSLKDEFYCGCQYKDKTVDFASCGYTPRKNAARASRIEWEHIVPAWNLGHQRQCWQNGGRKQCSDKDPVYQVAEGDLNNLVPAVGEVNGDRSNFPYGAWTRNPTPIYGQCQTVVDFKLKRAQPRAEVRGRIARVYFYMHERYALNLSKQDRQLMCAWAKTYPIDDWERERNGRIKAVQGKGNPYVEKPESLASQCPKQG; encoded by the coding sequence ATGCCTACCTACTTTCTGCGCTACCTTGCGCCGCTTTGCGCGGTCATCCTGTCCGCCTGTACCGACGATACGGCGCAAAAGCTCAATGACTTTGCCCACAGCAAGGGTGTCAAACAAATCGCCAGCCTGGGCGAACAGTTGCTGCAAGAGCAGCAGCAGACCTCTCGGCAGAAGCCGCAAGACCAAGCTGCCACGTCTAGGGAGCCGGACAGCCAGGCCGGCCGTGCCAATCTGGTCACGCGCCGAGGCCAGGTCGGCCATCGCGATTTCAATCACGCCAAGCAGGTGCTGCCGGATATCTTCAGGGGTAGCCTGAAGGACGAGTTCTATTGCGGCTGCCAATACAAGGATAAGACAGTCGATTTTGCCTCATGTGGATATACCCCGCGCAAGAATGCGGCACGCGCCAGCCGCATCGAATGGGAACATATCGTGCCGGCATGGAATCTGGGTCACCAACGCCAGTGTTGGCAAAATGGCGGCCGTAAGCAGTGCTCGGACAAAGACCCGGTATACCAGGTGGCGGAAGGCGATTTGAACAACCTGGTGCCGGCCGTCGGCGAGGTCAATGGCGATCGCAGTAATTTTCCCTACGGTGCCTGGACGCGCAATCCCACGCCGATTTACGGTCAATGCCAAACCGTGGTGGACTTCAAGCTGAAACGGGCACAACCACGTGCCGAAGTTCGTGGCCGTATCGCCCGTGTGTATTTCTATATGCATGAGCGCTACGCGCTGAACTTAAGCAAGCAGGACCGCCAGCTGATGTGCGCGTGGGCCAAGACCTATCCCATCGATGATTGGGAACGCGAGCGCAACGGCCGTATCAAGGCCGTGCAGGGCAAGGGCAACCCCTATGTGGAAAAACCGGAATCGCTGGCCAGCCAGTGCCCTAAACAGGGTTGA
- a CDS encoding HalD/BesD family halogenase, translated as MVISDTVAVRPRISISQSWVDSNFRQHLARYFSKTALPKLREQFGSEHFLPLRGFCPPILFQALKAEALGLIERYGVVCDTALGHGEGAPSQIATVDQPVIVEQGPLIHATYFSPVLKDTLSEVAGEALYTCPHAGEHYRISQLRKSCDTHGWHWDDYAYGFVLILEAPHYRDGGLVQGVAHTSWDKRNPDVHGALRKNQVYAHALEPGDAYLVKTDTTMHRVYSIRGDARRTLIHTTWANRQDLRLPKSHETRHAGFHDGAAGSTSACERA; from the coding sequence ATGGTGATTAGCGATACGGTAGCGGTCCGCCCACGCATAAGCATCAGCCAATCGTGGGTGGACTCGAACTTTCGCCAGCATCTGGCCCGGTATTTTTCCAAAACCGCACTGCCGAAATTGCGCGAGCAGTTCGGCAGTGAACACTTCCTGCCCTTGCGGGGCTTTTGCCCGCCGATCCTATTTCAAGCGCTAAAGGCAGAGGCCTTGGGCTTGATCGAACGGTATGGCGTGGTGTGCGATACCGCTTTGGGGCACGGTGAGGGCGCACCAAGCCAAATAGCCACAGTGGACCAGCCTGTCATCGTGGAGCAGGGGCCGCTGATCCATGCCACCTATTTCTCGCCGGTACTCAAGGACACGCTGTCCGAAGTGGCGGGCGAGGCGCTATACACCTGTCCCCATGCCGGGGAACATTATCGGATCAGCCAGTTACGCAAATCTTGCGATACCCATGGCTGGCATTGGGACGATTACGCCTATGGCTTCGTTCTGATACTCGAAGCGCCGCATTACCGTGACGGTGGGTTGGTGCAGGGTGTCGCCCATACCAGCTGGGATAAGCGCAATCCCGATGTGCACGGCGCACTGCGTAAAAACCAGGTGTATGCCCATGCCTTGGAGCCGGGCGATGCCTATCTCGTCAAAACCGACACCACCATGCACCGCGTCTATTCCATTCGGGGCGATGCGCGGCGCACCCTCATCCATACCACCTGGGCCAACCGCCAGGATCTGCGCCTACCCAAATCCCACGAAACCAGGCACGCCGGGTTCCACGACGGGGCGGCCGGCTCGACCAGCGCTTGCGAGAGAGCTTAG
- the purD gene encoding phosphoribosylamine--glycine ligase — MQLSRSAAAAQILVVDCTGRGHAICDLLIRTDPNAIVFYGPGCELIDHPRIIPVSSISLTDPRTALAFLSRHAVDFVFVANIDALSSGYVDTLRQYGYPVIGPSRATARLESSKDYGKRFCNAHGLPTAPFRTFTDPFEAGAYIRALPYPCVVKADGLRPDGDGTVICGTPDEALTAVAGFARQSGSQFRVVVEKRLYGEEISVFALLDGDSYLLFPTAADFKRSLEEDAGKHCDGMGSISPHPLENEALREEIHTALMEPLLAGLRHDRLDFSGFVYISAMLTEAGLRVLEINTRFGDSEAEAVLPSVQNNFTMLCHAILTRSLHGQRLRTDGRIRCSVALTQGCLDRYDPAALPGWPFGNFAVGQLVHGLGAVDHEEATLFYAGLKKDHLGRPISSGGRVLHVVGCGDTLSEAMQRTYSQVGRIAFRGMRYRVDIGARLLQLRQAQPELAGVAD; from the coding sequence ATGCAACTGTCTCGCTCAGCTGCCGCCGCCCAAATTCTGGTGGTGGACTGCACCGGTCGCGGCCATGCGATCTGTGATCTGCTTATCCGTACCGATCCCAACGCCATCGTCTTTTACGGGCCCGGCTGCGAACTGATAGACCACCCGCGTATCATCCCGGTGAGCAGCATCAGTCTGACCGACCCTCGTACCGCACTGGCCTTTCTCTCCCGGCATGCGGTGGACTTTGTCTTCGTCGCCAATATCGATGCACTCTCCAGCGGATATGTCGATACCCTGCGCCAGTACGGCTACCCGGTCATCGGCCCCAGCCGCGCCACCGCTCGGCTGGAGTCGAGCAAGGATTACGGCAAGCGCTTCTGCAATGCGCACGGACTGCCCACTGCGCCGTTCCGCACCTTTACCGATCCCTTTGAAGCCGGCGCTTATATCCGGGCATTGCCGTACCCCTGTGTGGTCAAGGCCGACGGCCTCCGTCCCGACGGCGACGGTACGGTTATCTGCGGCACGCCCGATGAAGCGCTGACGGCGGTCGCCGGCTTCGCCCGCCAGTCCGGCAGCCAGTTCCGGGTAGTGGTCGAGAAGCGTTTATATGGGGAGGAGATTTCCGTCTTTGCCCTACTCGACGGAGATAGCTACCTACTGTTCCCCACCGCCGCCGACTTCAAACGTTCCTTGGAGGAAGATGCCGGCAAGCACTGCGACGGGATGGGTTCGATCTCGCCCCACCCGCTCGAAAACGAAGCACTGCGCGAGGAAATCCACACCGCGCTGATGGAACCCTTGCTGGCAGGGCTACGCCACGACCGGCTTGATTTCAGCGGCTTCGTTTATATCAGCGCCATGCTGACCGAGGCGGGCCTACGGGTATTGGAGATCAATACCCGTTTCGGCGATTCGGAAGCCGAGGCCGTACTGCCCAGCGTGCAAAACAATTTCACCATGCTATGCCACGCCATCCTCACTCGCAGCCTGCATGGCCAACGCCTGCGTACCGATGGCCGCATACGCTGCTCGGTGGCGCTGACCCAAGGCTGCCTGGACCGCTACGACCCTGCCGCCCTGCCGGGCTGGCCTTTCGGCAACTTTGCCGTGGGCCAATTGGTACACGGGCTGGGCGCCGTGGATCACGAGGAAGCCACCCTGTTCTACGCCGGCCTGAAGAAAGATCACCTGGGCCGGCCGATCAGCAGCGGAGGCCGGGTACTGCATGTCGTGGGCTGCGGCGACACCCTGAGCGAAGCCATGCAACGGACCTACAGCCAGGTGGGACGCATTGCCTTCCGGGGCATGCGTTACCGCGTCGATATCGGCGCCCGCCTGCTGCAACTACGGCAGGCCCAGCCGGAGCTGGCCGGCGTGGCGGATTAA
- a CDS encoding ATP-grasp domain-containing protein, which translates to MKTAIIISTRGYGVFDFTLLKQPNSVRIIGIFAEPDASNLPYEQLPHFHRIHVVPCAVKNPSTLQSALVDFESAYDIIATTLETTALEDLTIHCHDEQNMLLAAKLRSSFGIGGPNYEAILPYRDKCMMKEKLQARDIRVPRFGRFLPDRFRRGAAAYFDVIASEVGLPFILKPVDSVGAEGIHKIGSLRDFKNLPGELGRQYAYEEYIGGTIFSVNIVSRKGHTLFGGVSEHLVNAFDAQAGKVNADINLHEKDPRVPRMLAFAEQALDALGRLEGGAHLELFLTERDELVLLEVAAHFKGMAGLAAMERNYGIALVNLVFEIETGIESLPYQREQTYCFDGVLPKKSGEIDALNTPALESQVKMNWKVAKGERLRQSTSLMANAGTFLVWNKDYDALYRDFKRLGSYEPISYKAEVAQSLL; encoded by the coding sequence ATGAAAACGGCAATCATCATCTCGACGCGTGGCTATGGTGTATTTGACTTCACGCTGCTCAAGCAGCCGAACAGCGTACGTATTATCGGCATCTTCGCCGAACCGGACGCCAGCAACCTGCCCTACGAACAGTTGCCGCATTTCCATCGCATCCATGTGGTGCCCTGCGCCGTCAAAAATCCGTCCACGCTGCAAAGCGCCTTGGTGGACTTCGAGTCCGCCTACGACATCATCGCCACCACGCTGGAAACCACGGCGCTGGAAGACTTGACCATCCACTGCCACGACGAACAGAACATGCTGCTTGCCGCTAAACTGCGCAGTTCCTTCGGCATTGGCGGCCCCAACTACGAAGCCATCCTTCCCTACCGCGATAAATGCATGATGAAGGAAAAACTGCAGGCCAGGGATATTCGGGTACCCCGCTTTGGCCGCTTCCTGCCAGACCGCTTCCGGCGCGGCGCCGCCGCCTACTTCGACGTGATCGCCTCGGAAGTGGGGCTGCCTTTTATTCTCAAACCGGTCGATTCGGTTGGCGCCGAGGGCATCCACAAAATCGGCTCCTTGCGCGACTTCAAGAATCTACCGGGGGAATTGGGTCGACAGTATGCGTACGAGGAGTACATCGGCGGCACCATATTCAGCGTGAATATCGTGTCGCGAAAGGGGCATACCCTGTTCGGCGGCGTCAGCGAACACCTGGTCAACGCCTTCGATGCACAGGCGGGCAAGGTCAATGCCGATATCAATCTGCATGAAAAAGACCCCCGCGTACCGCGCATGCTGGCCTTCGCCGAACAGGCGCTGGATGCCCTGGGCCGCCTGGAGGGTGGCGCGCACCTGGAACTGTTCCTTACCGAGCGCGATGAGCTGGTCTTGCTGGAAGTGGCCGCCCATTTCAAGGGCATGGCGGGGCTGGCTGCCATGGAACGTAATTACGGCATCGCCTTGGTCAACCTGGTTTTCGAAATCGAGACCGGCATCGAAAGCCTCCCCTACCAACGCGAACAGACTTACTGTTTCGATGGCGTATTGCCCAAGAAAAGCGGCGAAATCGACGCCCTGAACACGCCGGCCCTGGAAAGCCAGGTAAAGATGAACTGGAAGGTCGCCAAGGGCGAACGACTGCGGCAATCCACCTCATTGATGGCCAATGCCGGCACCTTCCTGGTCTGGAACAAGGATTACGACGCGCTCTATCGGGATTTCAAGCGTTTGGGGAGCTATGAACCGATCAGCTACAAAGCGGAAGTCGCGCAGTCCTTGCTGTGA
- a CDS encoding beta-1,3-glucanase family protein, translating into MASLKLQFSNQSGVAPSQVSIGFVPGASNDGFDIKSNQDQTALKPLNIAGDGNYPFAGHWYSLADLVEGVTISAFSGRVYVAYGSAWAVQRKSYEPAQAVTDPNFFLRYDKMEMTFTGQAADVANLTSIDYWSIPLTLTTTWRGQAVQTVAGLLGNTTAQDVFDALDTLTTPPVSGVVGPGGVDGAPLPALVPGQFQQYPGGPAPGSAFARIIGPSSYPPIAPTVALPVMPYDIWTAYLGNLLEWFGPGTPAGKNVPTLGNGTIANIAGNFGGVGPNPPSTGPLSPQAYALTASIDSNLDITLSGTLGGVAGTTTMLYKRADLSNPSGIYGGNTPFYLNNAGSSTNPGNDVYGWVGGDLFSGLNIGAVGSQTTVGNVHGVFPPAMVGSLPSQTWFGIPGSFFFAGLQPTTYYNQWAAALAPLSQAYNFAYSDRFAAVFASLDPGKVDTLTLTLEPATVTMAA; encoded by the coding sequence ATGGCATCACTCAAGCTTCAATTCAGCAATCAAAGCGGCGTCGCGCCATCGCAGGTATCGATAGGGTTCGTGCCCGGCGCGTCGAACGACGGCTTCGACATCAAGAGCAACCAGGACCAGACGGCACTCAAACCGCTGAATATTGCCGGCGACGGGAACTATCCATTCGCCGGCCATTGGTACTCGCTGGCCGATCTGGTCGAAGGGGTAACCATCAGTGCCTTCAGCGGGCGCGTCTACGTGGCTTATGGCAGCGCCTGGGCGGTGCAGCGCAAATCCTACGAACCGGCGCAGGCCGTCACCGACCCCAATTTCTTCCTGCGCTACGACAAGATGGAGATGACCTTTACCGGACAAGCCGCCGACGTCGCCAACTTGACCAGCATCGACTATTGGAGCATTCCCCTCACGCTGACGACCACCTGGCGCGGCCAGGCGGTGCAGACCGTTGCCGGTCTGCTGGGCAATACCACGGCGCAGGATGTGTTCGATGCGCTCGATACCCTTACTACCCCGCCGGTTTCCGGTGTGGTGGGGCCCGGTGGGGTCGATGGCGCACCGCTCCCTGCCCTGGTGCCGGGGCAGTTCCAGCAATATCCGGGCGGCCCCGCCCCGGGAAGCGCGTTTGCCCGCATCATCGGTCCTTCGTCCTACCCGCCCATCGCGCCGACGGTCGCCTTGCCGGTGATGCCTTACGATATCTGGACGGCTTACCTGGGCAATCTGCTGGAGTGGTTTGGTCCGGGTACCCCGGCGGGGAAGAATGTCCCAACGCTTGGCAACGGTACGATCGCCAATATCGCCGGCAACTTCGGCGGCGTGGGCCCCAATCCGCCCAGTACCGGCCCGCTCAGCCCGCAAGCCTATGCATTGACCGCGAGCATAGACAGCAATCTTGATATCACGCTGAGCGGCACGCTCGGCGGCGTCGCAGGCACTACGACCATGCTCTACAAGCGGGCTGACCTGAGTAATCCGTCTGGCATCTACGGCGGTAATACGCCTTTCTACTTGAACAATGCCGGTTCCAGCACGAATCCGGGAAACGATGTGTACGGTTGGGTGGGCGGCGATCTTTTCTCGGGCCTGAATATCGGTGCGGTCGGTAGCCAGACAACGGTCGGCAATGTTCATGGGGTGTTTCCGCCAGCCATGGTCGGCTCGCTCCCCAGTCAAACGTGGTTCGGTATTCCCGGCAGCTTTTTCTTTGCCGGCCTGCAACCCACGACGTATTACAACCAGTGGGCGGCCGCGTTGGCGCCGCTGTCGCAGGCCTATAATTTTGCCTATTCGGACCGCTTTGCCGCGGTTTTCGCCAGTCTGGACCCTGGCAAGGTGGATACGCTGACGCTGACCCTGGAGCCGGCAACCGTAACGATGGCTGCCTGA